From Carya illinoinensis cultivar Pawnee chromosome 5, C.illinoinensisPawnee_v1, whole genome shotgun sequence, one genomic window encodes:
- the LOC122310781 gene encoding WEB family protein At3g02930, chloroplastic-like produces the protein MSSKSKSALSETPHKASPATPRVARLSRGVAKLESDSPSPLQSSRLSVDRSPRSVPSKPTIERRSPKLATPPEKQPARIAKGSELQAQLNVVQEDLKKAKEQIALVEKEKVKAVDELKDAQRIAEEANERLREALVAQKRAEEDSEIEKFRAVELEQAGIEAAQKKEDEWQRELETVRNQHALDVAALLSTTQDLQRVKQELTMTCDAKNQALSHADDATKIAEIHAEKVEILSAEVTQLKALLDSKLETEASENNQMVLKLKSEMDSLKEELQEVKGVKEKLIEKEASIEQLNVELEAAKMAESYTRGLVEEWRNKVEELETRVEEANKLERSASESLNSVMKQLEGNKDLLHDAESEIAALKEKVGLLEITIGRQRGDLEESERCLDMAKEETSEMAKKVKSLNSELDTVKEEKAQALNNEKLAASSAQTLLEEKNKLINELGNSRNEEEKSKKAMESLASALHEVSTEAREAKERLLSSQGEHENYETQIGDLKLALKATSEKYESMLDDAKHEIHVLTDTIQQSKNELENTKAEWEQKELRLVDCVKQSEEENSSLGKEINRLVNLLKQNEEEACASKEEEAQLMATLQEVEAEVIDLQQALGKAKAENIKLKENLLDKENELQSIIQENEELRTREAASLERVEELSKLLEVAMAKRQHEENGELIDSEKEYDLLPKVVEFSEENGHAKEEKPRTESPLNECEEPRKENLDEKNNLLNDEAEKMDSAQIENVNGKLKEEKEDDSVEAEFKMWESCKIEKKEFSPEREVGQESFEEEVNSKVEEGETFDQINGVSSTENIDDGETSPSKQQQQQKKKKKPLLGKFGSLLKKKGTSSSQK, from the exons GTCCGCCTTATCTGAAACTCCTCACAAAGCTTCACCAGCAACTCCAAGAGTCGCTAGACTAAGCAGGGGAGTAGCTAAATTAGAATCTGATTCACCCTCTCCTTTGCAAAGTTCACGCCTTTCGGTTGATCGGTCTCCACGATCGGTTCCCTCGAAACCCACCATTGAGCGGAGATCACCAAAACTTGCTACCCCACCTGAA AAACAACCCGCACGGATTGCAAAGGGATCAGAATTACAGGCACAATTGAATGTTGTTCAGGAAGATCTTAAGAAAGCAAAGGAACAGATAGCTTTGGTTGAGAAAGAGAAGGTGAAAGCAGTTGATGAATTAAAAGATGCACAAAGAATTGCAGAAGAAGCGAATGAGAGACTCAGGGAGGCTTTGGTGGCTCAAAAGCGAGCTGAGGAGGATTCAGAGATTGAGAAGTTCAGGGCTGTTGAGTTGGAGCAGGCAGGAATTGAGGCCGCCCAGAAGAAGGAAGATGAATGGCAGAGAGAGCTTGAAACTGTGAGGAACCAACATGCTTTGGATGTGGCTGCTCTTCTCTCTACCACTCAGGATCTCCAAAGGGTAAAGCAAGAACTAACCATGACTTGCGATGCAAAGAACCAGGCACTTAGCCATGCTGATGATGCAACTAAGATTGCGGAGATTCATGCAGAGAAAGTGGAGATTCTCTCGGCCGAGGTGACCCAGTTGAAGGCCTTGCTTGATTCAAAGCTTGAAACTGAGGCTAGTGAAAACAACCAGATGGTGTTGAAGCTTAAATCGGAGATGGACTCTTTGAAAGAAGAACTCCAAGAAGTGAAAGGCGTCAAGGAGAAATTGATCGAGAAAGAGGCTTCTATTGAACAGCTTAATGTTGAGCTAGAAGCTGCAAAGATGGCCGAATCTTACACTCGTGGTCTGGTGGAGGAGTGGCGAAACAAGGTTGAGGAACTAGAGACCCGGGTTGAGGAAGCAAATAAGTTGGAGAGATCTGCATCAGAATCTTTGAATTCAGTCATGAAACAACTAGAGGGAAATAAGGATTTATTGCATGATGCAGAATCTGAAATTGCTGCTCTAAAAGAGAAGGTGGGGTTGCTGGagattacaattggaagacaAAGAGGGGATCTTGAGGAGTCAGAACGCTGTCTTGACATGGCCAAGGAAGAAACTTCCGAGATGGCCAAAAAGGTCAAGTCTCTAAATTCGGAGCTTGACACTGTGAAGGAGGAGAAAGCCCAGGCTTTGAACAACGAGAAGCTTGCAGCTTCTAGTGCTCAGACCCTATTAGAggagaaaaataaacttattaacGAATTGGGAAATTCCAGGAATGAAGAAGAGAAGAGCAAGAAGGCGATGGAAAGCTTAGCTTCAGCCTTGCATGAGGTCTCTACAGAAGCAAGAGAAGCAAAAGAAAGACTGTTATCCAGTCAAGGTGAGCATGAAAATTATGAGACCCAGATAGGGGATCTGAAGTTGGCCTTGAAAGCAACAAGTGAGAAGTATGAAAGCATGCTCGATGATGCAAAACATGAGATTCATGTCCTTACAGACACAATTCAACAATCCAAGAATGAATTGGAAAACACCAAGGCTGAGTGGGAGCAAAAAGAACTTCGTTTGGTGGATTGTGTAAAGCAGTCAGAAGAAGAGAACTCTTCTCtgggaaaagaaataaataggCTGGTGAATTTGCTCAAGCAAAATGAGGAAGAAGCTTGTGCCAGCAAGGAAGAAGAAGCGCAGCTGATGGCAACCTTACAAGAAGTTGAGGCTGAGGTAATTGACTTGCAGCAAGCTCTTGGCAAAGCAAAGGCTGAAAACatcaaattgaaagaaaatctGCTGGACAAAGAAAATGAGTTGCAGAGTATAATTCAAGAAAATGAGGAACTTCGAACTAGGGAAGCTGCTTCCCTTGAGAGAGTTGAGGAGTTATCTAAGTTGCTGGAAGTAGCTATGGCCAAAAGGCAACATGAAGAAAATGGTGAACTTATAGACAGTGAAAAGGAATACGATTTGCTTCCAAAGGTAGTTGAATTCTCTGAAGAGAATGGACATGCAAAAGAAGAGAAGCCTAGAACGGAGTCTCCACTCAATGAATGCGAGGAACCCAGAAAAGAGAACTTAGATGAAAAGAATAACTTATTGAATGATGAGGCTGAAAAGATGGATTCTGCCCAGATTGAGAACGTGAATGGAAAACtgaaggaggaaaaagaagatgacTCGGTAGAAGCTGAATTTAAAATGTGGGAGAGCtgcaaaattgaaaagaaagagTTTTCACCAGAGAGAGAAGTGGGGCAGGAATCCTTTGAAGAGGAAGTGAACTCAAAGGTGGAGGAAGGCGAAACCTTTGATCAGATAAATGGGGTTTCTTCTACAGAAAACATTGATGATGGTGAAACCTCCCCATCAAAGCAGCAGCAacaacagaagaagaagaagaagccttTGCTTGGAAAGTTTGGAAGCTTGCTCAAGAAGAAGGGAACCAGCAGCAGCCAGAAGTAG